In one Brassica oleracea var. oleracea cultivar TO1000 chromosome C9, BOL, whole genome shotgun sequence genomic region, the following are encoded:
- the LOC106315558 gene encoding acyl carrier protein 3, chloroplastic-like encodes MASMAAASTSLQARPRQVVTAVKCFSQGSRSNLSFTLRPLPTRLSVSCAAKPETVDKVCEVVKKQLSLKEGDQVTAATKFAELGADSLDTVEIVMGLEEAFDIEMEEDKAQAIETVEEAAELIEEILKAKA; translated from the exons ATGGCTTCCATGGCTGCTGCCTCTACTTCCCTGCAGGCTCGTCCTCGCCAAGTG GTAACTGCGGTTAAATGTTTTAGCCAGGGAAGCAGAAGCAATCTTTCTTTTACGCTTCGCCCTCTTCCTACCCGCCTGAGCGTCTCTTGCGCG GCAAAACCTGAGACAGTGGACAAAGTGTGTGAAGTGGTCAAAAAGCAACTCTCACTTAAAGAGGGCGACCAAGTTACGGCTGCCACCAAATTTGCTGAACTTGGTGCTGATTCTCTTGATACG GTGGAGATTGTGATGGGCCTGGAGGAAGCGTTCGATATAGAAATGGAGGAGGACAAAGCACAGGCGATTGAGACAGTCGAGGAAGCAGCTGAGCTCATTGAGGAGATTTTGAAAGCAAAGGCTTAA
- the LOC106318431 gene encoding acyltransferase-like protein At1g54570, chloroplastic yields the protein MATTTTSSSLLALPSFRSNCNQRPSFRVRAQISGDKATSVEPVNGSVPVSKLPNPKGSEVNGKVKFQREDEIELLWDDGYGSKSVKDYFAAAREILKKPDGGPPRWFSPVDCGQPIKDAPTLFFLPGMDGTGMGLVPHQIALGKAFHVWCLHIPVHDRTPFQGLLKIVEDVLRQEHATRPNKPIYLVGDSFGGCMALAVAARNPSIDLVLILVNPATSFERSPLQPLLPILEMVPEELHFTIPYALSFIMGDPIKMASIGIDNQLPAGIKLNKLREKLTNSMLPLLSELGGIIPRETLLWKLKLLRSGAAYTNSRIHAVEAEVLLLVSGKDRMLPSQEESKRLHGLLKNCTVRCFKENGHTLLLEDSLSLLTVIKGTCKYRRSRRYDFASDFLPPSKGELDFALQELLRFLRNAVSSVFLSTMEDGRIVKGLAGVPDEGPVLLVGYHMLMGLELGPMSEAFIKEKNILFRGMAHPILYAETDSTKEFGYMDWIKVFGAYPVTATNLFKLLSSKSHVLLYPGGAREALHNRGEQYKLIWPDQQEFVRMAARFGATIVPFGTVGEDDIAELVLDYNDLMKIPFLSNYISEVTRDTKEFKLRDESSGEVANQQLYLPGVLPKIPGRFYYLFGKPIHTKGRPELVKDKEAAKLVYLEAKEEVEKCIAYLLKKREEDPYRSVVDRLSYSLTHLPENDVPSFEP from the exons ATGGCAACAACAACAACAAGTTCAAGTCTGTTGGCGTTGCCAAGTTTCAGATCGAATTGTAACCAGAGACCCAGTTTCAGGGTAAGAGCTCAAATTTCGGGTGATAAGGCGACGTCCGTGGAGCCAGTGAACGGTTCGGTCCCTGTGTCTAAACTCCCAAACCCGAAAGGAAGTGAAGTGAATGGGAAAGTAAAATTTCAAAGGGAAGACGAAATTGAGCTGTTATGGGATGATGGGTATGGCTCCAAATCCGTCAAGGATTACTTTGCCGCGGCTAGAGAGATTTTGAAGAAGCCTGACGGTGGACCTCCACGGTGGTTTAGTCCCGTCGATTGTGGCCAACCAATCAAAGATGCTCCTACCTTATTCTTCTTACCTG GGATGGATGGCACTGGGATGGGTCTTGTTCCACATCAAATAGCACTTGGGAA GGCTTTCCATGTCTGGTGCCTGCATATTCCAGTACATGATCGAACTCCATTCCAAG GGCTGCTGAAAATAGTAGAAGATGTATTGAGGCAAGAGCATGCTACACGTCCGAATAAACCGATATATCTCGTGGGGGATTCCTTTGGAGGATGTATGGCTCTTGCTGTTGCTGCTAGAAACCCTTCAATAGATTTGGTGTTGATCCTAGTCAACCCAG CTACATCATTTGAGAGGTCACCGCTACAGCCGTTGCTGCCTATACTGGAGATGGTGCCAGAAGAGCTTCATTTTACTATTCCATATGCTCTAAGCTTTATTATGG GTGATCCGATAAAGATGGCTTCAATTGGTATCGACAACCAACTTCCAGCAGGAATAAAATTGAACAAGTTGAGAGAGAAGCTTACTAACTCCATGCTTCCTCTTCTCTCT GAGCTCGGTGGTATTATTCCAAGGGAAACTTTACTTTGGAAGCTCAAGTTGCTGAGATCTGGCGCTGCTTATACGAATTCTCGCATCCATGCTGTTGAAGCCGAAGTCTTGCTCCTTGTTAG TGGAAAGGACAGGATGCTTCCTAGCCAAGAAGAATCGAAAAGGCTTCATGGGTTACTCAAAAACTGTACTGTTCGATGCTTCAAGGAAAACGGGCATACCCTTTTACTG GAAGATAGCCTCAGTTTGCTCACGGTTATAAAAGGTACATGCAAGTACAGACGCTCACGGAGATATGATTTTGCTTCTGATTTCTTGCCTCCCAGTAAAGGAGAACTCGATTTTGCCCTTCAGGAACTACTCAG GTTCTTAAGAAATGCTGTTAGTTCTGTGTTTCTGTCAACAATGGAAGATGGTAGGATAGTGAAGGGACTTGCTGGTGTTCCAGATGAAGGTCCGGTGTTACTTGTTGGTTACCACATGCTGATGGGGTTGGAACTTGGTCCAATGTCCGAGGCATTTATCAAAGAGAAAAACATTCTCTTCCGTGGAATGGCACATCCGATTCTCTATGCAGAAACTGATTCAACGAAGGAGTTTGGTTACATGGACTGGATCAAAGTATTTGGTGCCTACCCTGTCACCGCAACCAATCTTTTCAAGCTATTGTCTTCTAAGTCTCATGTTCTTCTCTATCCCGGCGGTGCACGAGAGGCTCTCCATAACCGG GGTGAACAATACAAACTGATTTGGCCTGACCAGCAAGAGTTTGTGAGAATGGCAGCACGGTTTGGCGCAACTATAGTGCCATTTGGAACGGTTGGTGAAGACGACATAGCTGAA TTGGTTCTTGATTACAATGACCTGATGAAGATTCCGTTTCTCAGTAACTATATCTCGGAAGTAACTCGCGATACCAAAGAGTTTAAGTTGAG GGACGAATCAAGTGGGGAGGTAGCCAACCAGCAACTCTACTTGCCAGGGGTCTTACCGAAAATACCGGGTCGGTTCTATTACCTATTTGGTAAACCGATACACACTAAAGGAAGACCAGAACTTGTGAAAGACAAAGAAGCAGCAAAACTGGTTTACTTGGAAGCGAAAGAGGAAGTGGAGAAATGCATAGCCTACTTGTTGAAGAAACGTGAGGAAGATCCATACAGAAGTGTTGTGGACAGATTAAGTTACAGTTTGACACACCTTCCTGAGAATGATGTCCCTTCTTTCGAACCATGA
- the LOC106318803 gene encoding probable serine/threonine-protein kinase At1g54610 produces MGCVFGREVSSKAAAATSEIKPAQTSKTGEPVEASKANGAAAADVEVEKKKKHEEAPKEDRKSKGDRRRSKPNPRLSNPSKHWRGEQVAAGWPSWLSDACGEALNGWVPRKADTFEKIDKIGQGTYSNVYKAKDMLTGKIVALKKVRFDNLEPESVKFMAREILVLRRLDHPNVVKLEGLVTSRMSCSLYLVFQYMDHDLAGLASSPLVNFSESEVKCLMRQLLSGMEHCHSRGVLHRDIKGSNLLIDDGGVLKIADFGLATIFDPNHKRPMTSRVVTLWYRAPELLLGATDYGVGIDLWSAGCILAELLAGRPIMPGRTEVEQLHKIYKLCGSPSEDYWKKGKFTHGAIYKPREPYKRCIRETFKDFPASSLPLIDSLLSIEPENRRTATAALESEFFTSDPYACEPTDLPKYPPSKEMDAKRRDEETRRQRAASKAQGDGARKNRHRERSNRALPAPEANAELQSNVDRRRLITHANAKSKSEKFPPPHQDGGAMGVPLGASQHIDPTFVPPDMASSFTSTSFNFSKDEPPTQVQTWSGPLGHPITGISRRKKDSTKSSKGKRAVVA; encoded by the exons ATGGGGTGCGTGTTTGGGCGTGAGGTTTCGTCTAAGGCGGCGGCGGCGACATCTGAAATTAAACCAGCACAGACCTCCAAAACGGGAGAACCCGTGGAAGCGAGTAAGGCCAACGGTGCTGCTGCTGCTGATGTGGAAGTAGAGAAGAAGAAGAAGCACGAGGAGGCTCCCAAGGAAGATAGGAAATCAAAAGGAGATCGGAGAAGGTCAAAGCCTAACCCGCGCCTGAGCAATCCTTCGAAGCATTGGCGAGGCGAACAGGTCGCTGCTGGTTGGCCTTCTTGGCTCTCTGACGCTTGTGGCGAAGCCCTTAACGGCTGGGTTCCACGAAAGGCCGACACTTTCGAGAAAATCGATAAG ATTGGGCAAGGAACGTACAGTAATGTATACAAAGCTAAGGATATGCTGACTGGTAAAATCGTGGCGCTTAAGAAGGTTCGGTTCGACAACTTGGAGCCTGAGAGCGTCAAGTTTATGGCTAGAGAGATTCTAGTTCTGCGGAGACTCGATCATCCGAATGTTGTCAAGTTGGAAGGTTTGGTTACCTCCAGGATGTCTTGTAGCTTGTACCTTGTGTTTCAGTACATGGATCATGACTTGGCTGGTCTCGCTTCTAGCCCTCTTGTTAACTTCTCTGAATCTGAG GTGAAATGTTTAATGCGTCAGTTGTTATCTGGTATGGAGCATTGTCATAGTCGCGGTGTGCTTCATCGTGACATCAAAGGATCGAATCTTCTTATTGACGACGGTGGGGTCCTCAAGATTGCTGATTTTGGACTGGCGACTATTTTTGATCCTAATCACAAGCGGCCTATGACTAGCCGAGTGGTCACGCTGTGGTACCGAGCTCCGGAGCTTCTTCTTGGGGCCACTGATTATGGTGTTGGTATTGATCTTTGGAGCGCCGGCTGTATTTTAGCTGAGCTTTTGGCCGGAAGACCTATTATGCCTGGTCGAACAGAG GTGGAACAACTCCATAAGATTTACAAGCTATGTGGTTCACCGTCAGAGGATTACTGGAAAAAAGGAAAATTTACACACGGAGCGATATACAAACCACGTGAACCATACAAAAGATGCATTAGAGAGACGTTTAAAGATTTTCCAGCGTCATCTCTTCCTCTCATTGACTCCCTTCTTTCAATTGAACCAGAGAACCGCCGAACTGCAACTGCTGCTTTAGAAAGTGAA TTCTTTACAAGCGACCCGTATGCATGTGAACCTACTGATCTCCCAAAGTATCCACCGAGTAAAGAAATGGATGCAAAGCGACGAGATGAAGAAACTCGGAG ACAAAGAGCTGCTAGTAAAGCCCAAGGAGATGGTGCAAGGAAGAATAGGCACAGAGAGCGTTCAAATAGAGCACTTCCAGCTCCAGAAGCTAATGCAGAACTTCAGTCAAATGTCGAT AGGAGGAGATTAATCACACACGCAAACGCAAAAAGCAAGAGCGAGAAGTTTCCGCCACCACACCAGGACGGTGGAGCAATGGGGGTACCATTGGGAGCCTCGCAGCACATAGACCCGACGTTCGTCCCACCAGACATGGCGTCATCCTTCACTTCCACTTCTTTCAATTTTTCGAAAGATGAACCGCCAACACAAGTTCAGACCTGGTCAGGTCCTCTGGGTCATCCCATCACAGGCATTTCAAGAAGGAAGAAAGATAGTACCAAAAGCAGCAAAGGGAAGAGAGCAGTGGTGGCTTGA
- the LOC106318430 gene encoding myosin-11 has protein sequence MEAPAGGVDDMTKLSYLHEPGVLQNLKIRYELNEIYTYTGNILIAINPFQRLPHIYDAHMMQQYKGAPFGELSPHVFAVADVAYRAMINEGKSNSILVSGESGAGKTETTKMLMRYLAYLGGRAVTEGRTVEQQVLESNPVLEAFGNAKTVRNNNSSRFGKFVEIQFDKQGRISGAAVRTYLLERSRVCQISDPERNYHCFYLLCAAPQEEIEKYKLGHPKTFHYLNQSKCFELVGISDAHDYIATRRAMDIVGISEKEQEAIFRVVAAILHIGNIEFTKGKEADSSVPKDDKAKFHLNTVAELLMCDVKELEDALCKRVMVTPEEVIKRSLDPQSAAISRDGLAKTIYSRLFDWLVQKINVSIGQDANSRSLIGVLDIYGFESFKTNSFEQFCINFTNEKLQQHFNQHVFKMEQEEYTKEAIDWSYIEFVDNKDVLDLIEKKPGGIVALLDEACMFPKSTHETFANKLYQTFKTNKRFIKPKLSRTDFTVSHYAGEVQYQSDQFLDKNKDYVIAEHQELLGASKCPFVVGLFPKLEETSKSSKFSSIGSRVKLQLQQLMETLNSTEPHYIRCVKPNNLLKPAIFENINIMQQLRCGGVLEAIRISCAGFPTRKPFFEFVNRFGLLSPEALEGNYEEKAASKKILDNIGLKGYQIGKTKIFLRAGQMAELDARRALVLSDAAKKIQRRVRTHQARRRFILLREATISLQALCRGRLSSKLFENLRRQAAAVKIQKNGRRYHSRKAYKNMHVAALVVQTGLRAMAAHKEFRFKKQTKAATTIQAQWRCHRATSYYKKLKKGVILSQSRWRGRLAKKELRKLKMASRETGALKEAKDILEKKVEELTYRVQLEKRLRVDLEEEKTQEITKLQSSMEELRKKVEETNVMLVKEREAAKKAIEEAPPVVTETQVVVEDTQKIESLTEQVEGLKTDLEQEKQRADDAARKFDEAQESNEDRKNKLEETEKKVQLLQENITRLEEKCNNLESENKVLRQQAVSIAPNKLLSGRSRSILQRGSASGHLSVDARPSLDLHSHSINHRDIAEVEDKPQKSLNEKQQENQELLIRCIVQHLGFQGNRPITACIIYKCLLQWRSFEVERTSVFDRIIQTIGHAIETQDNNDILAYWLSNASTLLLLLQRTLKASGAAGMAPQRRRSSSATLFGRMTQSFRGAPQGVNLSMINGGADTLRQVEAKYPALLFKQQLTAYVEKIYGMIRDNLKKEISPLLGLCIQAPRTSRASLVKGASRSVGNSEAQQALIAHWQGIVKSLTNFLNTLKSNHVPPFLVRKVFTQIFSFINVQLFNSLLLRRECCSFSNGEYVKAGLAELEHWCYKATDEYAGSSWDELKHIRQAIGFLVIHQKPQKTLDEISHDLCPVLSIQQLYRISTMYWDDKYGTHSVSPDVIANMRVLMTEDSNNAVSNSFLLDDDSSIPFSVDDLSKSMERIEIGDVEPPPLIRENSGFSFLLPCSG, from the exons ATGGAAGCACCTGCAGGTGGTGTTGATGACATGACAAAGCTATCTTACTTACATGAGCCTGGTGTTCTTCAGAACTTAAAGATCAGATATGAACTTAATGAGATTTAT ACATATACAGGAAACATCCTTATAGCAATTAATCCATTTCAACGACTGCCACACATATATGATGCGCATATGATGCAACAATACAAAGGAGCACCATTTGGAGAACTTAGTCCTCATGTTTTTGCAGTTGCTGATGTTGCATACAG GGCAATGATTAACGAGGGAAAAAGCAATTCTATTCTTGTAAGTGGTGAGAGTGGAGCAGGAAAAACTGAAACCACAAAGATGCTTATGAGATACCTTGCTTATCTTGGAGGTCGTGCTGTTACAGAAGGCCGAACCGTTGAACAACAAGTTCTTGAA TCAAATCCTGTCCTTGAGGCCTTTGGTAACGCCAAAACTGTCAGGAATAATAATTCGAG TCGGTTTGGTAAGTTTGTTGAAATCCAATTTGATAAGCAAGGGAGAATATCAGGAGCTGCTGTAAGAACATATCTTCTAGAGAGGTCTCGTGTCTGTCAGATATCTGATCCCGAGCGCAACTACCACTGTTTTTATCTTCTGTGTGCTGCACCACAAGAG GAAATTGAAAAGTACAAGTTGGGTCATCCAAAGACGTTTCATTATCTGAATCAGTCCAAGTGTTTCGAACTCGTTGGTATAAGTGATGCTCATGATTATATTGCGACAAGAAGAGCAATGGATATTGTCGGGATAAGCGAAAAGGAACAG GAAGCAATTTTCAGAGTGGTAGCTGCGATTCTTCACATTGGTAACATCGAATTCACAAAGGGAAAGGAAGCGGATTCATCGGTCCCTAAGGATGATAAGGCGAAATTTCATCTTAACACAGTTGCAGAACTTCTCAT GTGTGATGTAAAGGAACTTGAAGATGCACTGTGTAAACGTGTTATGGTCACACCTGAGGAAGTTATCAAGAGAAGTTTAGATCCACAGAGTGCTGCAATCAGCAGAGATGGTCTAGCTAAGACGATTTATTCGCGGTTGTTTGATTG GTTGGTACAAAAGATAAACGTTTCAATTGGACAAGATGCCAATTCTAGATCACTCATTGGAGTTCTTGATATTTACGGATTTGAAAGCTTTAAAACAAATAG TTTTGAACAGTTTTGTATTAATTTCACGAATGAGAAGTTGCAGCAACATTTCAATCAG CACGTTTTCAAGATGGAACAGGAGGAATACACAAAAGAAGCGATAGATTGGAGCTACATCGAATTTGTGGACAATAAAGATGTTCTTGATCTTATTGAAAAG AAACCTGGTGGAATTGTGGCACTCCTTGATGAAGCTTG TATGTTTCCGAAGTCAACCCATGAAACATTTGCGAACAAGCTTTATCAGACTTTTAAGACCAACAAGAGGTTCATCAAGCCAAAACTATCTCGAACAGATTTCACTGTTTCCCATTATGCTGGAGAA GTCCAGTATCAGTCTGATCAATTTCTAGACAAAAACAAAGATTATGTGATCGCTGAACATCAAGAGTTGTTGGGTGCTTCCAAGTGTCCTTTTGTTGTTGGACTCTTTCCTAAGCTCGAAGAAACATCTAAATCTTCAAAGTTTTCTTCCATTGGCTCTCGCGTTAAG TTGCAACTCCAGCAACTTATGGAAACATTAAACTCTACTGAGCCTCACTACATCAGATGTGTGAAGCCTAATAACCTTCTGAAGCCTGCTATATTTGAGAATATCAACATTATGCAGCAACTTCGGTGTGGT GGTGTTTTGGAAGCGATCAGAATCAGTTGCGCAGGGTTTCCCACTCGTAAACCATTTTTTGAGTTCGTTAACCGTTTTGGACTTCTGTCTCCTGAAGCTCTAGAAGGGAA CTATGAGGAGAAGGCTGCATCTAAAAAGATTTTGGACAACATTGGACTCAAAGGATACCAG ATTGGTAAAACAAAGATATTCTTAAGGGCGGGGCAGATGGCTGAACTTGACGCAAGAAGAGCTCTGGTTCTTAGTGATGCTGCAAAAAAGATTCAGAGACGAGTAAGGACTCATCAAGCCCGAAGACGGTTCATTTTACTAAGAGAAGCCACCATATCTCTCCAAGCTTTATGCAGAG GAAGACTTTCTTCGAAACTGTTCGAAAACTTGAGAAGACAAGCAGCTGCAGTGAAGATTCAGAAGAATGGTCGGAGATATCATTCTAGAAAAGCATATAAAAATATGCATGTAGCGGCACTAGTTGTACAGACAGGTTTAAGAGCAATGGCTGCTCATAAAGAGTTCAGATTCAAGAAGCAAACAAAGGCTGCTACAACTATTCAG GCTCAGTGGCGTTGTCATAGGGCAACATCTTACTACAAGAAGCTTAAGAAAGGAGTGATCCTGTCGCAGTCACGATGGAGAGGCAGGCTTGCAAAGAAAGAACTTCGAAAGCTCAAAATG GCTTCGAGGGAAACAGGCGCACTAAAAGAGGCAAAAGATATACTTGAAAAGAAAGTCGAAGAACTCACATACCGTGTGCAGTTGGAGAAACGTTTGAGG GTCGACCTGGAAGAAGAAAAGACTCAAGAGATAACGAAACTGCAGAGTTCGATGGAGGAACTGAGGAAGAAAGTGGAAGAAACAAATGTGATGCTTGTTAAAGAACGTGAAGCTGCAAAGAAAGCCATCGAAGAAGCGCCTCCTGTTGTAACAGAAACGCAAGTCGTTGTTGAAGATACCCAAAAGATTGAGTCATTGACTGAACAAGTGGAAGGTCTAAAG ACTGATCTCGAACAAGAGAAACAAAGGGCCGATGATGCAGCAAGGAAGTTTGATGAAGCTCAAGAGTCTAACGAAGACAGAAAGAATAAGTTGGAAGAAACAGAGAAAAAAGTTCAGCTTCTACAAGAAAACATCACAAG GCTGGAGGAAAAATGCAACAATTTGGAATCAGAGAATAAAGTGTTACGACAACAAGCTGTGTCCATTGCACCAAATAAGCTTCTCTCTGGCCGGTCCAGGTCTATTTTACAG AGAGGTTCAGCCAGCGGTCATTTATCAGTGGATGCAAGGCCAAGTTTG GATCTGCATAGCCATTCAATAAACCATAGAGATATAGCTGAAGTGGAGGATAAGCCACAGAAATCATTAAACGAGAAGCAACAAGAAAATCAGGAGCTGCTTATCCGCTGCATCGTTCAACACTTGGGTTTCCAAGGGAACCGACCCATCACAGCATGTATTATTTACAAATGCTTATTACAATGGCGGTCATTTGAAGTTGAAAGAACCAGTGTCTTTGATCGGATTATTCAGACTATTGGACATGCTATTGAG ACGCAAGATAACAATGATATATTAGCATATTGGTTGTCCAATGCCTCAACGTTGCTTTTACTCCTCCAACGCACGCTTAAAGCTAGCGGTGCAGCAGGGATGGCTCCACAACGCCGTCGCTCATCTTCTGCCACTCTCTTTGGGAGGATGACTCAG AGCTTCCGCGGCGCACCCCAAGGTGTGAATCTTAGCATGATAAACGGTGGAGCTGATACCTTAAGGCAAGTCGAGGCGAAATACCCGGCTCTACTCTTCAAGCAGCAGCTAACAGCTTATGTCGAAAAGATATATGGAATGATTCGTGATAACTTGAAGAAAGAGATTTCTCCTCTCCTTGGACTGTGCATTCAG GCACCAAGAACATCAAGAGCAAGTTTAGTGAAAGGAGCATCTCGTTCTGTTGGCAATTCTGAAGCTCAACAAGCATTGATCGCGCATTGGCAAGGAATAGTAAAGAGCCTTACAAACTTCCTCAATACTCTGAAATCAAACCAT GTTCCTCCGTTCTTGGTTAGAAAGGTGTTCACGCAGATATTCTCATTCATTAACGTTCAGCTGTTCAACAG CCTTTTGTTAAGACGGGAATGTTGTTCATTTAGTAATGGGGAGTACGTAAAAGCAGGTTTGGCTGAATTAGAGCACTGGTGTTACAAAGCAACAGATGAG TACGCAGGTTCTTCTTGGGATGAGCTTAAGCATATCAGACAGGCCATTGGGTTTCTG GTGATACATCAAAAACCTCAAAAAACATTGGATGAGATAAGTCATGATCTGTGCCCG GTGCTCAGCATACAGCAGCTATACCGAATAAGTACAATGTACTGGGACGATAAGTACGGAACACATAGCGTATCGCCAGAC GTGATAGCAAATATGAGGGTGCTAATGACAGAAGATTCAAACAATGCTGTTAGCAACTCTTTTTTGTTGGATGATGATTCCAG CATTCCATTCTCGGTTGATGATCTGTCAAAATCAATGGAGAGGATTGAGATTGGAGATGTAGAACCACCACCTCTCATCCGAGAGAATTCTGGGTTTAGCTTTCTCTTGCCATGTTCTGGCTAA